From the Castor canadensis chromosome 9, mCasCan1.hap1v2, whole genome shotgun sequence genome, one window contains:
- the LOC109703165 gene encoding UDP-glucuronosyltransferase 2B15-like has product MAVKWIPFLLLLQLSHYFNSGSCGKVLVWPMEYSHWMNLKTILDELVRRGHEVTVVRPSSAVIVDINEPSNIKLETFPSSFNKDEMNSFYMEFIRMWTYDIPKHTCLSYFPLLEELFMEYSDSWETICREAASNKKLIAKLQESRFDVLLADAIGPCGELLAEILKLPFVYSLRFIPGYTFEKYSGGLLVPPSYVPIILSGLSGQMTFMERVQNMICMFYFDFWFQTFNEKKWNQLYSEILGKPTTLAETMGKAEMWLIRSYWDMEFPRPTLPNIDFVGGLHCKPAKPLPKEMEDFVQSSGEDGIVVFTLGSMVPNITEERANSIASALAQIPQKVLWRFEGKKPATLGANTRLYNWLPQNDLLGHPKTKAFVTHGGANGVYEAIHHGIPMVGIPLFGDQHDNIAHMVAKGAAIGLEIKTLSSADLLRALKTVINNPSYKENAMWLSIIHHDQPMKPLDRAVFWIEFVMRHKGAKHLKPLAHNLTWYQYYSLDVIGFLLACVATATFLVIKCCLFGYQKFVKIGKKKKME; this is encoded by the exons ATGGCTGTGAAATGGATTCCATTTCTGCTGTTACTGCAGCTGAGTCATTACTTTAACTCTGGAAGTTGTGGAAAAGTGCTGGTTTGGCCAATGGAATATAGCCATTGGATGAATTTGAAGACGATATTGGATGAACTTGTACGGAGGGGTCATGAGGTAACTGTTGTGAGACCATCTTCTGCAGTTATTGTGGATATCAATGAACCATCTAATATTAAACTTGAAACTTTTCCTTCATCTTTCAATAAAGATGAAATGAATTCTTTCTACATGGAATTTATCAGGATGTGGACTTACGATATCCCAAAACATACATGCTTGTCATATTTTCCATTGTTGGAAGAACTGTTTATGGAATATTCTGATTCTTGGGAAACTATTTGTAGAGAAGCAGCTTCAAACAAGAAACTTATAGCAAAGCTACAAGAGTCAAGATTTGATGTCCTCCTTGCAGATGCCATTGGTCCCTGTGGTGAGCTGCTGGCTGAGATACTCAAACTTCCTTTTGTGTACAGTCTCCGCTTCATTCCTGGGTACACATTTGAAAAATACAGCGGAGGACTTCTGGTCCCTCCTTCTTATGTACCTATTATTTTGTCAGGATTAAGTGGTCAAATGACATTTATGGAGAGGGTACAAAATATGATATGCatgttttattttgacttttggtTCCAGACATTTAATGAGAAGAAGTGGAATCAGTTGTATAGTGAAATTTTAG GAAAACCTACAACCTTAGCTGAGACCATGGGGAAAGCAGAAATGTGGCTCATTAGATCTTACTGGGATATGGAATTTCCTCGCCCAACCTTACCAAATATTGATTTTGTTGGAGGACTTCACTGTAAACCTGCCAAACCTTTGCCTAAG GAAATGGAAGACTTTGTCCAGAGCTCTGGAGAAGATGGCATTGTGGTGTTTACCCTGGGATCAATGGTACCTAACATAACAGAAGAAAGGGCCAATTCTATTGCATCAGCCCTTGCACAGATTCCACAAAAG GTTCTTTGGAGATTTGAGGGCAAGAAACCAGCCACCTTAGGAGCCAATACTCGGCTGTACAATTGGCTCCCCCAGAATGACCTTCTTG gtcatcccaaaaccaaagctTTTGTAACTCATGGTGGAGCTAACGGTGTCTATGAGGCAATCCATCATGGGATCCCTATGGTGGGTATTCCTTTGTTTGGAGATCAACATGATAACATTGCACACATGGTGGCAAAAGGAGCAGCCATTGGACTGGAGATAAAAACATTGTCAAGTGCAGATTTGCTCAGAGCATTGAAGACCGTCATTAACAACCCTAG CTATAAGGAGAATGCTATGTGGTTATCAATCATTCACCACGATCAGCCTATGAAGCCCCTGGATCGAGCTGTCTTCTGGATTGAGTTTGTCATGCGCCACAAAGGAGCCAAGCACCTGAAGCCACTTGCGCACAACCTCACCTGGTACCAGTACTACTCTTTGGATGTGATTGGATTTCTACTGGCCTGTGTGGCAACTGCTACTTTCCTTGTCATAAAATGTTGCTTATTTGGCTATCAAAAGTTTGTTAagatagggaaaaagaaaaagatggagtaG